One Setaria viridis chromosome 3, Setaria_viridis_v4.0, whole genome shotgun sequence DNA window includes the following coding sequences:
- the LOC117847672 gene encoding beta-galactosidase 8 isoform X5, with product MASSGTFQNLLLAPLLCLALASSVGGEASSSRRFWIENDTFMKDGAPFQIVGGDVHYFRIVPEYWKDRLLRAKALGLNAIQTYVPWNLHEPEPQSWEFKGFADIESYLRLAQELDMLVMLRVGPYICGEWDLGGFPPWLLAIEPALKLRSSDSTYLSLVERWWGVLLPKVAPLLYNNGGPVIMVQIENEFGSFGDDKNYLHYLVQLARRYLGNNIVLYTTDGGAIGNLKNGSIPQDDVFAAVDFGTGSNPWPIFRLQKKYNLPGKSAPLSSEFYTGWLTHWGESIATTDAASTAKALKTILCHNGSAVLYMAHGGTNFGFYNGANTGQDESDYKADLTSYDYDAPIKEHGDVHNSKYEALRRVIHKCTRTPLHPLPSDIEKANYGLVKLQKVASLFDIIDNISDPLKGAVSEHPLYMEQIGQMFGFLLYMSEYQGKLPSSILSIPKVHDRAQVFLSCSTDGIRNPRYAGIIERWSSETLEIPNLRCSSNTSLYILVENMGRVNYGPYIFDRKGILSPIQIDGITLRHWKMYPLTFSSLDNLPKLQLITQMPDVRDSKVSIIHGDSEKKLQESSFYSNEPEFYEGHFHIDSESEIKDTFISFRGWNKGVAFVNNFNIGRFWPARGPQCALYVPAPILRPGDNTIVIFELHGPNPELTINLVTDPDFTCGPNQ from the exons ATGGCCTCCAGTGGAACCTTTCAGAACCTTCTCCTGGCGCCCCTCCTCTGCCTCGCGCTCGCCTCGTCG GTCGGTGGCGAGGCGTCGTCGTCAAGAAGGTTCTGGATCGAGAACGATACCTTCATGAAGGATGGGGCGCCGTTCCAGATCGTCGGCGGGGACGTGCACTACTTCCGCATTGTTCCTGAG TACTGGAAGGATCGCCTGTTAAGAGCAAAGGCGCTGGGCTTGAACGCAATTCAAACATATGTACCTTGGAACTTGCATGAGCCAGAACCACAGAGCTGGGAATTCAAGGGCTTTGCAGATATTGAATCATATCTGAGACTTGCTCAAGAATTAGATATGTTGGTCATGCTTCGTGTAGGTCCATACATTTGTGGAG AATGGGATTTAGGAGGATTTCCACCTTGGTTGCTCGCCATAGAACCTGCCCTTAAACTACGATCATCAGATTCGACCTATCTTTCCTTG GTGGAGAGATGGTGGGGTGTACTACTTCCAAAAGTTGCACCATTATTGTACAACAATGGAGGTCCAGTTATTATGGTTCAG ATTGAAAATGAATTTGGTTCATTTGGAGATGACAAGAATTACCTTCATTACCTTGTTCAACTGGCCAGAAGATATCTTGGGAACAACATTGTTCT TTATACAACTGATGGGGGCGCCATTGGTAATTTAAAGAACGGATCAATTCCTCAAGATGATGTTTTCGCTG CTGTTGATTTTGGAACTGGGTCCAATCCATGGCCCATATTCAGATTACAGAAGAAATACAACTTACCAGGAAAATCAGCTCCTTTAAGTTC GGAATTTTATACTGGATGGCTAACACACTGGGGTGAAAGTATAGCAACAACAGATGCCGCTAGTACAGCTAAAGCCCTTAAAACAATTTTGTGCCACAATGGTTCTGCTGTACTTTAT ATGGCTCATGGTGGGACCAATTTTGGGTTTTATAATGGTGCAAATACTGGCCAAGATGAATCAGATTACAAGGCAGATCTCACTTCATATGACTAT GATGCACCGATTAAGGAGCATGGAGATGTACATAATTCAAAATACGAAG CACTGAGAAGGGTAATACATAAATGTACTCGGACTCCTCTTCATCCACTTCCTTCTGACATTGAAAAGGCAAATTACGGGCTTGTGAAGTTACAGAAGGTTGCTTCTTTGTTTGACATCATTGATAATATCAGTGATCCTTTGAAAGGTGCTGTTTCTGAGCATCCACTGTATATGGAACAGATAGGCCAG ATGTTTGGATTTCTATTGTACATGTCAGAATACCAAGGGAAACTCCCATCAAGCATCCTATCAATTCCAAAG GTACATGACAGAGCTCAGGTGTTCCTGTCATGCTCAACTGACGGTATCAGAAACCCAAGATATGCTGGTATAATTGAAAGATGGTCTAGTGAAACACTAGAAATACCAAATTTAAGATGTTCTTCTAATACCAGCCTATATATCCTG GTAGAAAATATGGGTCGTGTAAATTATGGGCCATATATTTTTGACCGGAAG GGAATACTATCTCCTATTCAAATAGATGGCATCACTCTCCGTCACTGGAAAATGTATCCACTTACATTTAGTTCACTGGATAACCTTCCAAAACTCCAACTAATCACTCAAATGCCTGATGTTAGAGATAGTAAAGTGTCCATTATTCATGGTGACTCAGAAAAGAAATTGCAGGAGTCATCATTCTATTCAAATG AACCTGAATTTTATGAAGGCCATTTCCATATCGACTCGGAGAGTGAGATAAAGGATACATTTATATCATTTCGTGGTTGGAACAAGGGTGTTGCTTTTGTGAACAACTTCAACATTGGGAGATTTTGGCCG gctCGGGGACCACAGTGTGCCCTTTATGTTCCTGCTCCGATCCTCAGACCTGGAGACAACACTATT GTAATCTTTGAACTGCACGGTCCGAATCCTGAACTCACAATCAACTTAGTAACAGATCCAGATTTCACATGCGGTCCAAATCAGTAA
- the LOC117847672 gene encoding beta-galactosidase 8 isoform X1 — translation MASSGTFQNLLLAPLLCLALASSVGGEASSSRRFWIENDTFMKDGAPFQIVGGDVHYFRIVPEYWKDRLLRAKALGLNAIQTYVPWNLHEPEPQSWEFKGFADIESYLRLAQELDMLVMLRVGPYICGEWDLGGFPPWLLAIEPALKLRSSDSTYLSLVERWWGVLLPKVAPLLYNNGGPVIMVQPVWQIENEFGSFGDDKNYLHYLVQLARRYLGNNIVLYTTDGGAIGNLKNGSIPQDDVFAAVDFGTGSNPWPIFRLQKKYNLPGKSAPLSSEFYTGWLTHWGESIATTDAASTAKALKTILCHNGSAVLYMAHGGTNFGFYNGANTGQDESDYKADLTSYDYDAPIKEHGDVHNSKYEALRRVIHKCTRTPLHPLPSDIEKANYGLVKLQKVASLFDIIDNISDPLKGAVSEHPLYMEQIGQMFGFLLYMSEYQGKLPSSILSIPKVHDRAQVFLSCSTDGIRNPRYAGIIERWSSETLEIPNLRCSSNTSLYILVENMGRVNYGPYIFDRKGILSPIQIDGITLRHWKMYPLTFSSLDNLPKLQLITQMPDVRDSKVSIIHGDSEKKLQESSFYSNEPEFYEGHFHIDSESEIKDTFISFRGWNKGVAFVNNFNIGRFWPARGPQCALYVPAPILRPGDNTINAEYPRRSTRRSSTVSPSPRTCTVSRSSRRALRTASPISPFDAYLIPSLSNTTYWPVL, via the exons ATGGCCTCCAGTGGAACCTTTCAGAACCTTCTCCTGGCGCCCCTCCTCTGCCTCGCGCTCGCCTCGTCG GTCGGTGGCGAGGCGTCGTCGTCAAGAAGGTTCTGGATCGAGAACGATACCTTCATGAAGGATGGGGCGCCGTTCCAGATCGTCGGCGGGGACGTGCACTACTTCCGCATTGTTCCTGAG TACTGGAAGGATCGCCTGTTAAGAGCAAAGGCGCTGGGCTTGAACGCAATTCAAACATATGTACCTTGGAACTTGCATGAGCCAGAACCACAGAGCTGGGAATTCAAGGGCTTTGCAGATATTGAATCATATCTGAGACTTGCTCAAGAATTAGATATGTTGGTCATGCTTCGTGTAGGTCCATACATTTGTGGAG AATGGGATTTAGGAGGATTTCCACCTTGGTTGCTCGCCATAGAACCTGCCCTTAAACTACGATCATCAGATTCGACCTATCTTTCCTTG GTGGAGAGATGGTGGGGTGTACTACTTCCAAAAGTTGCACCATTATTGTACAACAATGGAGGTCCAGTTATTATGGTTCAG CCGGTCTGGCAGATTGAAAATGAATTTGGTTCATTTGGAGATGACAAGAATTACCTTCATTACCTTGTTCAACTGGCCAGAAGATATCTTGGGAACAACATTGTTCT TTATACAACTGATGGGGGCGCCATTGGTAATTTAAAGAACGGATCAATTCCTCAAGATGATGTTTTCGCTG CTGTTGATTTTGGAACTGGGTCCAATCCATGGCCCATATTCAGATTACAGAAGAAATACAACTTACCAGGAAAATCAGCTCCTTTAAGTTC GGAATTTTATACTGGATGGCTAACACACTGGGGTGAAAGTATAGCAACAACAGATGCCGCTAGTACAGCTAAAGCCCTTAAAACAATTTTGTGCCACAATGGTTCTGCTGTACTTTAT ATGGCTCATGGTGGGACCAATTTTGGGTTTTATAATGGTGCAAATACTGGCCAAGATGAATCAGATTACAAGGCAGATCTCACTTCATATGACTAT GATGCACCGATTAAGGAGCATGGAGATGTACATAATTCAAAATACGAAG CACTGAGAAGGGTAATACATAAATGTACTCGGACTCCTCTTCATCCACTTCCTTCTGACATTGAAAAGGCAAATTACGGGCTTGTGAAGTTACAGAAGGTTGCTTCTTTGTTTGACATCATTGATAATATCAGTGATCCTTTGAAAGGTGCTGTTTCTGAGCATCCACTGTATATGGAACAGATAGGCCAG ATGTTTGGATTTCTATTGTACATGTCAGAATACCAAGGGAAACTCCCATCAAGCATCCTATCAATTCCAAAG GTACATGACAGAGCTCAGGTGTTCCTGTCATGCTCAACTGACGGTATCAGAAACCCAAGATATGCTGGTATAATTGAAAGATGGTCTAGTGAAACACTAGAAATACCAAATTTAAGATGTTCTTCTAATACCAGCCTATATATCCTG GTAGAAAATATGGGTCGTGTAAATTATGGGCCATATATTTTTGACCGGAAG GGAATACTATCTCCTATTCAAATAGATGGCATCACTCTCCGTCACTGGAAAATGTATCCACTTACATTTAGTTCACTGGATAACCTTCCAAAACTCCAACTAATCACTCAAATGCCTGATGTTAGAGATAGTAAAGTGTCCATTATTCATGGTGACTCAGAAAAGAAATTGCAGGAGTCATCATTCTATTCAAATG AACCTGAATTTTATGAAGGCCATTTCCATATCGACTCGGAGAGTGAGATAAAGGATACATTTATATCATTTCGTGGTTGGAACAAGGGTGTTGCTTTTGTGAACAACTTCAACATTGGGAGATTTTGGCCG gctCGGGGACCACAGTGTGCCCTTTATGTTCCTGCTCCGATCCTCAGACCTGGAGACAACACTATT
- the LOC117847672 gene encoding beta-galactosidase 8 isoform X2: MASSGTFQNLLLAPLLCLALASSVGGEASSSRRFWIENDTFMKDGAPFQIVGGDVHYFRIVPEYWKDRLLRAKALGLNAIQTYVPWNLHEPEPQSWEFKGFADIESYLRLAQELDMLVMLRVGPYICGEWDLGGFPPWLLAIEPALKLRSSDSTYLSLVERWWGVLLPKVAPLLYNNGGPVIMVQIENEFGSFGDDKNYLHYLVQLARRYLGNNIVLYTTDGGAIGNLKNGSIPQDDVFAAVDFGTGSNPWPIFRLQKKYNLPGKSAPLSSEFYTGWLTHWGESIATTDAASTAKALKTILCHNGSAVLYMAHGGTNFGFYNGANTGQDESDYKADLTSYDYDAPIKEHGDVHNSKYEALRRVIHKCTRTPLHPLPSDIEKANYGLVKLQKVASLFDIIDNISDPLKGAVSEHPLYMEQIGQMFGFLLYMSEYQGKLPSSILSIPKVHDRAQVFLSCSTDGIRNPRYAGIIERWSSETLEIPNLRCSSNTSLYILVENMGRVNYGPYIFDRKGILSPIQIDGITLRHWKMYPLTFSSLDNLPKLQLITQMPDVRDSKVSIIHGDSEKKLQESSFYSNEPEFYEGHFHIDSESEIKDTFISFRGWNKGVAFVNNFNIGRFWPARGPQCALYVPAPILRPGDNTINAEYPRRSTRRSSTVSPSPRTCTVSRSSRRALRTASPISPFDAYLIPSLSNTTYWPVL; the protein is encoded by the exons ATGGCCTCCAGTGGAACCTTTCAGAACCTTCTCCTGGCGCCCCTCCTCTGCCTCGCGCTCGCCTCGTCG GTCGGTGGCGAGGCGTCGTCGTCAAGAAGGTTCTGGATCGAGAACGATACCTTCATGAAGGATGGGGCGCCGTTCCAGATCGTCGGCGGGGACGTGCACTACTTCCGCATTGTTCCTGAG TACTGGAAGGATCGCCTGTTAAGAGCAAAGGCGCTGGGCTTGAACGCAATTCAAACATATGTACCTTGGAACTTGCATGAGCCAGAACCACAGAGCTGGGAATTCAAGGGCTTTGCAGATATTGAATCATATCTGAGACTTGCTCAAGAATTAGATATGTTGGTCATGCTTCGTGTAGGTCCATACATTTGTGGAG AATGGGATTTAGGAGGATTTCCACCTTGGTTGCTCGCCATAGAACCTGCCCTTAAACTACGATCATCAGATTCGACCTATCTTTCCTTG GTGGAGAGATGGTGGGGTGTACTACTTCCAAAAGTTGCACCATTATTGTACAACAATGGAGGTCCAGTTATTATGGTTCAG ATTGAAAATGAATTTGGTTCATTTGGAGATGACAAGAATTACCTTCATTACCTTGTTCAACTGGCCAGAAGATATCTTGGGAACAACATTGTTCT TTATACAACTGATGGGGGCGCCATTGGTAATTTAAAGAACGGATCAATTCCTCAAGATGATGTTTTCGCTG CTGTTGATTTTGGAACTGGGTCCAATCCATGGCCCATATTCAGATTACAGAAGAAATACAACTTACCAGGAAAATCAGCTCCTTTAAGTTC GGAATTTTATACTGGATGGCTAACACACTGGGGTGAAAGTATAGCAACAACAGATGCCGCTAGTACAGCTAAAGCCCTTAAAACAATTTTGTGCCACAATGGTTCTGCTGTACTTTAT ATGGCTCATGGTGGGACCAATTTTGGGTTTTATAATGGTGCAAATACTGGCCAAGATGAATCAGATTACAAGGCAGATCTCACTTCATATGACTAT GATGCACCGATTAAGGAGCATGGAGATGTACATAATTCAAAATACGAAG CACTGAGAAGGGTAATACATAAATGTACTCGGACTCCTCTTCATCCACTTCCTTCTGACATTGAAAAGGCAAATTACGGGCTTGTGAAGTTACAGAAGGTTGCTTCTTTGTTTGACATCATTGATAATATCAGTGATCCTTTGAAAGGTGCTGTTTCTGAGCATCCACTGTATATGGAACAGATAGGCCAG ATGTTTGGATTTCTATTGTACATGTCAGAATACCAAGGGAAACTCCCATCAAGCATCCTATCAATTCCAAAG GTACATGACAGAGCTCAGGTGTTCCTGTCATGCTCAACTGACGGTATCAGAAACCCAAGATATGCTGGTATAATTGAAAGATGGTCTAGTGAAACACTAGAAATACCAAATTTAAGATGTTCTTCTAATACCAGCCTATATATCCTG GTAGAAAATATGGGTCGTGTAAATTATGGGCCATATATTTTTGACCGGAAG GGAATACTATCTCCTATTCAAATAGATGGCATCACTCTCCGTCACTGGAAAATGTATCCACTTACATTTAGTTCACTGGATAACCTTCCAAAACTCCAACTAATCACTCAAATGCCTGATGTTAGAGATAGTAAAGTGTCCATTATTCATGGTGACTCAGAAAAGAAATTGCAGGAGTCATCATTCTATTCAAATG AACCTGAATTTTATGAAGGCCATTTCCATATCGACTCGGAGAGTGAGATAAAGGATACATTTATATCATTTCGTGGTTGGAACAAGGGTGTTGCTTTTGTGAACAACTTCAACATTGGGAGATTTTGGCCG gctCGGGGACCACAGTGTGCCCTTTATGTTCCTGCTCCGATCCTCAGACCTGGAGACAACACTATT
- the LOC117847672 gene encoding beta-galactosidase 8 isoform X3 has protein sequence MASSGTFQNLLLAPLLCLALASSVGGEASSSRRFWIENDTFMKDGAPFQIVGGDVHYFRIVPEYWKDRLLRAKALGLNAIQTYVPWNLHEPEPQSWEFKGFADIESYLRLAQELDMLVMLRVGPYICGEWDLGGFPPWLLAIEPALKLRSSDSTYLSLVERWWGVLLPKVAPLLYNNGGPVIMVQPVWQIENEFGSFGDDKNYLHYLVQLARRYLGNNIVLYTTDGGAIGNLKNGSIPQDDVFAAVDFGTGSNPWPIFRLQKKYNLPGKSAPLSSEFYTGWLTHWGESIATTDAASTAKALKTILCHNGSAVLYMAHGGTNFGFYNGANTGQDESDYKADLTSYDYDAPIKEHGDVHNSKYEALRRVIHKCTRTPLHPLPSDIEKANYGLVKLQKVASLFDIIDNISDPLKGAVSEHPLYMEQIGQMFGFLLYMSEYQGKLPSSILSIPKVHDRAQVFLSCSTDGIRNPRYAGIIERWSSETLEIPNLRCSSNTSLYILVENMGRVNYGPYIFDRKGILSPIQIDGITLRHWKMYPLTFSSLDNLPKLQLITQMPDVRDSKVSIIHGDSEKKLQESSFYSNEPEFYEGHFHIDSESEIKDTFISFRGWNKGVAFVNNFNIGRFWPARGPQCALYVPAPILRPGDNTIVIFELHGPNPELTINLVTDPDFTCGPNQ, from the exons ATGGCCTCCAGTGGAACCTTTCAGAACCTTCTCCTGGCGCCCCTCCTCTGCCTCGCGCTCGCCTCGTCG GTCGGTGGCGAGGCGTCGTCGTCAAGAAGGTTCTGGATCGAGAACGATACCTTCATGAAGGATGGGGCGCCGTTCCAGATCGTCGGCGGGGACGTGCACTACTTCCGCATTGTTCCTGAG TACTGGAAGGATCGCCTGTTAAGAGCAAAGGCGCTGGGCTTGAACGCAATTCAAACATATGTACCTTGGAACTTGCATGAGCCAGAACCACAGAGCTGGGAATTCAAGGGCTTTGCAGATATTGAATCATATCTGAGACTTGCTCAAGAATTAGATATGTTGGTCATGCTTCGTGTAGGTCCATACATTTGTGGAG AATGGGATTTAGGAGGATTTCCACCTTGGTTGCTCGCCATAGAACCTGCCCTTAAACTACGATCATCAGATTCGACCTATCTTTCCTTG GTGGAGAGATGGTGGGGTGTACTACTTCCAAAAGTTGCACCATTATTGTACAACAATGGAGGTCCAGTTATTATGGTTCAG CCGGTCTGGCAGATTGAAAATGAATTTGGTTCATTTGGAGATGACAAGAATTACCTTCATTACCTTGTTCAACTGGCCAGAAGATATCTTGGGAACAACATTGTTCT TTATACAACTGATGGGGGCGCCATTGGTAATTTAAAGAACGGATCAATTCCTCAAGATGATGTTTTCGCTG CTGTTGATTTTGGAACTGGGTCCAATCCATGGCCCATATTCAGATTACAGAAGAAATACAACTTACCAGGAAAATCAGCTCCTTTAAGTTC GGAATTTTATACTGGATGGCTAACACACTGGGGTGAAAGTATAGCAACAACAGATGCCGCTAGTACAGCTAAAGCCCTTAAAACAATTTTGTGCCACAATGGTTCTGCTGTACTTTAT ATGGCTCATGGTGGGACCAATTTTGGGTTTTATAATGGTGCAAATACTGGCCAAGATGAATCAGATTACAAGGCAGATCTCACTTCATATGACTAT GATGCACCGATTAAGGAGCATGGAGATGTACATAATTCAAAATACGAAG CACTGAGAAGGGTAATACATAAATGTACTCGGACTCCTCTTCATCCACTTCCTTCTGACATTGAAAAGGCAAATTACGGGCTTGTGAAGTTACAGAAGGTTGCTTCTTTGTTTGACATCATTGATAATATCAGTGATCCTTTGAAAGGTGCTGTTTCTGAGCATCCACTGTATATGGAACAGATAGGCCAG ATGTTTGGATTTCTATTGTACATGTCAGAATACCAAGGGAAACTCCCATCAAGCATCCTATCAATTCCAAAG GTACATGACAGAGCTCAGGTGTTCCTGTCATGCTCAACTGACGGTATCAGAAACCCAAGATATGCTGGTATAATTGAAAGATGGTCTAGTGAAACACTAGAAATACCAAATTTAAGATGTTCTTCTAATACCAGCCTATATATCCTG GTAGAAAATATGGGTCGTGTAAATTATGGGCCATATATTTTTGACCGGAAG GGAATACTATCTCCTATTCAAATAGATGGCATCACTCTCCGTCACTGGAAAATGTATCCACTTACATTTAGTTCACTGGATAACCTTCCAAAACTCCAACTAATCACTCAAATGCCTGATGTTAGAGATAGTAAAGTGTCCATTATTCATGGTGACTCAGAAAAGAAATTGCAGGAGTCATCATTCTATTCAAATG AACCTGAATTTTATGAAGGCCATTTCCATATCGACTCGGAGAGTGAGATAAAGGATACATTTATATCATTTCGTGGTTGGAACAAGGGTGTTGCTTTTGTGAACAACTTCAACATTGGGAGATTTTGGCCG gctCGGGGACCACAGTGTGCCCTTTATGTTCCTGCTCCGATCCTCAGACCTGGAGACAACACTATT GTAATCTTTGAACTGCACGGTCCGAATCCTGAACTCACAATCAACTTAGTAACAGATCCAGATTTCACATGCGGTCCAAATCAGTAA
- the LOC117847672 gene encoding beta-galactosidase 8 isoform X4, translating to MGRRSRSSAGTCTTSALFLSDWCLQYWKDRLLRAKALGLNAIQTYVPWNLHEPEPQSWEFKGFADIESYLRLAQELDMLVMLRVGPYICGEWDLGGFPPWLLAIEPALKLRSSDSTYLSLVERWWGVLLPKVAPLLYNNGGPVIMVQPVWQIENEFGSFGDDKNYLHYLVQLARRYLGNNIVLYTTDGGAIGNLKNGSIPQDDVFAAVDFGTGSNPWPIFRLQKKYNLPGKSAPLSSEFYTGWLTHWGESIATTDAASTAKALKTILCHNGSAVLYMAHGGTNFGFYNGANTGQDESDYKADLTSYDYDAPIKEHGDVHNSKYEALRRVIHKCTRTPLHPLPSDIEKANYGLVKLQKVASLFDIIDNISDPLKGAVSEHPLYMEQIGQMFGFLLYMSEYQGKLPSSILSIPKVHDRAQVFLSCSTDGIRNPRYAGIIERWSSETLEIPNLRCSSNTSLYILVENMGRVNYGPYIFDRKGILSPIQIDGITLRHWKMYPLTFSSLDNLPKLQLITQMPDVRDSKVSIIHGDSEKKLQESSFYSNEPEFYEGHFHIDSESEIKDTFISFRGWNKGVAFVNNFNIGRFWPARGPQCALYVPAPILRPGDNTINAEYPRRSTRRSSTVSPSPRTCTVSRSSRRALRTASPISPFDAYLIPSLSNTTYWPVL from the exons ATGGGGCGCCGTTCCAGATCGTCGGCGGGGACGTGCACTACTTCCGCATTGTTCCTGAG TGATTGGTGCTTGCAGTACTGGAAGGATCGCCTGTTAAGAGCAAAGGCGCTGGGCTTGAACGCAATTCAAACATATGTACCTTGGAACTTGCATGAGCCAGAACCACAGAGCTGGGAATTCAAGGGCTTTGCAGATATTGAATCATATCTGAGACTTGCTCAAGAATTAGATATGTTGGTCATGCTTCGTGTAGGTCCATACATTTGTGGAG AATGGGATTTAGGAGGATTTCCACCTTGGTTGCTCGCCATAGAACCTGCCCTTAAACTACGATCATCAGATTCGACCTATCTTTCCTTG GTGGAGAGATGGTGGGGTGTACTACTTCCAAAAGTTGCACCATTATTGTACAACAATGGAGGTCCAGTTATTATGGTTCAG CCGGTCTGGCAGATTGAAAATGAATTTGGTTCATTTGGAGATGACAAGAATTACCTTCATTACCTTGTTCAACTGGCCAGAAGATATCTTGGGAACAACATTGTTCT TTATACAACTGATGGGGGCGCCATTGGTAATTTAAAGAACGGATCAATTCCTCAAGATGATGTTTTCGCTG CTGTTGATTTTGGAACTGGGTCCAATCCATGGCCCATATTCAGATTACAGAAGAAATACAACTTACCAGGAAAATCAGCTCCTTTAAGTTC GGAATTTTATACTGGATGGCTAACACACTGGGGTGAAAGTATAGCAACAACAGATGCCGCTAGTACAGCTAAAGCCCTTAAAACAATTTTGTGCCACAATGGTTCTGCTGTACTTTAT ATGGCTCATGGTGGGACCAATTTTGGGTTTTATAATGGTGCAAATACTGGCCAAGATGAATCAGATTACAAGGCAGATCTCACTTCATATGACTAT GATGCACCGATTAAGGAGCATGGAGATGTACATAATTCAAAATACGAAG CACTGAGAAGGGTAATACATAAATGTACTCGGACTCCTCTTCATCCACTTCCTTCTGACATTGAAAAGGCAAATTACGGGCTTGTGAAGTTACAGAAGGTTGCTTCTTTGTTTGACATCATTGATAATATCAGTGATCCTTTGAAAGGTGCTGTTTCTGAGCATCCACTGTATATGGAACAGATAGGCCAG ATGTTTGGATTTCTATTGTACATGTCAGAATACCAAGGGAAACTCCCATCAAGCATCCTATCAATTCCAAAG GTACATGACAGAGCTCAGGTGTTCCTGTCATGCTCAACTGACGGTATCAGAAACCCAAGATATGCTGGTATAATTGAAAGATGGTCTAGTGAAACACTAGAAATACCAAATTTAAGATGTTCTTCTAATACCAGCCTATATATCCTG GTAGAAAATATGGGTCGTGTAAATTATGGGCCATATATTTTTGACCGGAAG GGAATACTATCTCCTATTCAAATAGATGGCATCACTCTCCGTCACTGGAAAATGTATCCACTTACATTTAGTTCACTGGATAACCTTCCAAAACTCCAACTAATCACTCAAATGCCTGATGTTAGAGATAGTAAAGTGTCCATTATTCATGGTGACTCAGAAAAGAAATTGCAGGAGTCATCATTCTATTCAAATG AACCTGAATTTTATGAAGGCCATTTCCATATCGACTCGGAGAGTGAGATAAAGGATACATTTATATCATTTCGTGGTTGGAACAAGGGTGTTGCTTTTGTGAACAACTTCAACATTGGGAGATTTTGGCCG gctCGGGGACCACAGTGTGCCCTTTATGTTCCTGCTCCGATCCTCAGACCTGGAGACAACACTATT